Genomic DNA from Schistocerca gregaria isolate iqSchGreg1 chromosome 4, iqSchGreg1.2, whole genome shotgun sequence:
ctcgttccatttcatatcgctctgcagcctTACGCTCATATACTTAAACGAGACGATACTCAGGGAATGGACTGCCCTGCTCGTTCcgccgacttaaatcccatggagcGCATTTGGGATGCTTTGGGGAGCTGTATTACAGCACGTCCAAGTGCACCAACAATCATCagtcgcgctggtggaggaatggagggCCATGACCTACCACAATAACACTTTAGCAACCTTGCTGTCAGCACGGTAGCACGTTGCAGAATCTGCACAGCCGTCCGTGGTGACAAAACACCCCATTAAGAACCACgtcccgtcttttgtaatgtccaggcgaCCATCATAGATCATGGTGCCTTCAGTACAATTGTTATCTTTGAGTAGAAGCGTGATTTCAGTTCGTGTTATTGCGTTTTTCTTTCAGTCGGCATGTGTACTacactgtaacagttctttctacgTGTAGTGAAAGTTACATCGAGCTAtgatacttgacagtgacacatcatccGGAAGATACTTTCGTCCTTAACTTTCGCTCATAAGTCTTTGCTAATGACATATTTATCTGCTTGAAGcacaaagaaatcgaaaaacaaagcgGAACTTAACAAGACGTCCGTATTGTGTTTGCAGACGCCGCCGCCATGAAGCCCGCAGCAGCACTTGTCGCCGCCACCCTTCTCATCGCCGTCATCCTGTTCCACAGGTAAGGACTTCTGCGTAGAATTGTTATAGTATCACTCTACGCTTATCTTCCGAATATTATGCCTCATCGCTCTCATATCTTGGACAATTGCCGTGATTATTACATTTAGAATCGGTAAGGGCTTCAATAAACTACAATCTTGAGACCTTCCAGAAGTGCTAGACACATGGTATTCGATCTGTTTTGCAGGTCACACGTAAAAGTAATCGCGAATTTACGAAGAATAAGTTTTCTCCTTTATTTGGCCAGTTGGCTGTGGCAGGTTTTACTGGGAGACAACTGATATACCTCGGCTTCTTCCACTGCTTGTTTaagagtgaaagaaagaaaaacgttTTAGTCTCTTTTATGGCATATCCAGTCTGGTATGAACTGCTATCATGTTTTACAAACTAAACGTAAAATACTCCGTAACCGTGTAAGCTGCGGGTGTCCAGTACCGTTTCTGTCTGTCGCAGCTTAAGGTGACGTATTCCTCCTgtcgaaaatttctgcagaatagtTTTCGAAAGATTTTTTTCTATTGTTTACATGCGAGATAACGTGGTAAGGTATATCGAAGTTTTAAGTCTTTAAGACGTGTTTCATTCTAACAGAATACAGCGGCGTGAGAAGTTAGTGTAAGCCTTTGGAGTAGTTTTAGATTACCACGCTGTGTTCGCAACTCGGCATCAGTCTATGATATGCGGCTCGGTGGCAAGAATGGAAGACACGATTTGCGAAAAGCTAGTTTCTGATGTTACGGCTCCTGATCTTGGAAACAGTTGATAAACACGACGAATACTCGTGCAAGGGGCTCTGCGAACAGCGTGTGTTGCGAATACCGTAATATCTCGAGTGTATGTTATGAGAAACAGGACCGCATACTTGACAACGAGAATGATGCGTGCAAGTAAAGCATATAGGCGCACGCAACACGTCTCGAAATTCAGATGCATTCACATTTTTTTGAGTCTTTAGTTCTTGGGAAACTTTATTCCTCTTGGAGAGGACGAGTATTCCCACTAAGCTGGACACTACACTCCTCAGACAAGCTTGGAGTGCTTACATTTGATTATGTTTTGGAATCACTCTTGTATAAGAATACTGGAACTCGGAATTCAGTGTTGCGTAAATACATCGACGGAAGTACTCATTCTTCAATGCTGACTTATAGCCGTAGCAAATATCTCGAAATACCCCGGGAAATCATCAGAAATGCGTAttttcacaatgagattttcactctgcagcggagtgtgcgctgatatgaaacttcctgggagattaaaactgtgtgctggaccgagacgcaaactcgggacgtttgcctttcgcggtcaagtgctgccaggaagtttcaatgcataTTTTTATCAGCTGTTGTGGTACGGCAAATGTTACTGTTCGCTCtagaagaaaaataagtaaaaaccTGAATTGTTGATAATTTACCGGTATATTTCCAAAAAATAGGGTGTAGAGAGAGATGGTGGAGCAATAATTACACACCTATCATGAACAACGCGTACAAGCAATGGAGAACACAAAAAGCAGTTTTGTCGAGGATTATATAATAACATAAACGATGATACTGGAAGACGCTACTTTGAACAGCTTCTATATGCTTGGTTGAATGGTATAAGGTGCGTGTTGTGTAGctcattaaaaaagtaaatattcattactataatCAGTCCTCGTTTTAGGATTCTCTGCCCTATGCATAATTTTGATAATATAGGTTTGGGACAACTTACACGGAACGAGATACTAACATTGTAATTCACGAGggacttcaataagtaatgcaacacattttttctcggccgtTGCCAGTTGTAAAACGCGGAATTTGATGCGGGACGTCGTGGAATAATACCGCTTCAACATCTTTAGTTTCATAAAGTActgataggtggcggtgctatacgtagccttcaaaatggcgtctgcaaagtAGATGCATTCGAAGGAGGGggatgtcactgagtttcttttggcggaaaaccagagaatcgcagatTTTCATAGGTGACTGCAGAATGCTTGCTATTTCTGTTCCACAAATGACATCTTACGATTACTTCAGTCGATAACAACATAGCAGCTGATGAATATACGGGCACTtttgaaaattttatatattttagaaATCTCGTTTGTGAAATACAAAAGACTGATCTTTAGTTCGaagactagtttaatgcagctTTGTGTAATATTGTATTCTGTGCAAACAACTTCATCTCTGCCTAACTACTACAAcgtatatccatttgaacctgcttactatttTCAAGCCATTGTCTCCCTCTGAAATTTACAACCCtgcccccctccttctccgccccccccccccccctctcccacacatacacaaactctttctttcatttccaaactAACGATTCCTTGTTGTCTCAGAATGTGCGACAactttcttttttctccaattcgattcagtacctctctcattagttattcaatttatccacctaactttcaacattcttctgtagcgctgcATTTTGAAAGCATTTTCTGAATTGCTTATTGTCCACTTTTCACTCCCGAActaggctacattccacacaaataccttcaaaaaacatTTCCTAACAtgttattgccagtctgcacttCATATCCTCTGTATTTTGGCCATCAGTGTTATTTTTCTGCACAAAATGCAGAACTGATTAACTGCTTTTaatgttccatttttaaaaaaatataattcccTCGGAATCACCTGATTtaggtcgactacattccattactcttgttttgttgGTATTCGTGTTATAACGGGGatatttcacaaatttttctttctgtcagaGCGGAAGCCAACCCAATATCCCGGTCTTGCGAAGGGGCTAACTGTGTCGTCGACCTGACACGTTGCGAATACGGTGAAGTGACGGACTTCTTCGGACGCAAAGTCTGCGCCAAGGTATGTATTTCTTGATAGTCTAGTTGTTATCTCAAGTGTCAAATTCTCTGTGCTGAGTTTTCAGGTAGATCGTAGTCCATGCAGGTAAATAGCCCTATATGGCTGGCACATTTTTCATTTACATCTGCAAAATAGTTCACCATGGCAGGGCTTAAAATGCCTCTATTTGCTTTCAAGATGTCGtgacagtagtcattagacatatatttcaggtgtttttttttttatttcaggatCAGCTGAGGTTAAGCGGAGTTCCATCactataattttaattattgtcacATTAATCATCTGCCTTTCTATTTACTTTTCAGAGCTGGTGCTACTAGGTGTGTGAAGACTAAGCAGTATCATTTATTTTCTTTGCAGTTAGTAAGGTGTACGTGCTATTAGGACCTTGTAAACATTTTTCGTAAATAACATAGTATGTCACCTTCGCTCTCTCTTTGTGTTTTCGCAGGTGATTTGTATGCAGTTTGAGATGAACTTCTGAACAAGGCGGAAGGTACACATCAGCTAGCATAAGTtcactaataaaaaaaattattttttattttgcatgaTTTAATTCAGCAACAGCGTAAATGATAAATTCTTAAAGCTTTCCATTCCTTGCAGAAAAATAGGCACAGTTCATTAAGAGATTCCagtggggtgggtgggggtggcGGTCTGGTAGAGGGTGGGAGGACATCATTGTATCCTTAATTGTATTTTACCATGCAGGTGATTACTGTGTCTCGACAATATCCTAGGCTTGAAATTTAGGAGATTTCGAAAGACAATTTATTTCACTTCTGTTCTCACCCAAGTAACGTTTGTCAGTCGTTCATACGGGCAAATTTTCGACTTGGAAGATACAGGGCACGATTTCTATGTTATAGATAGAAATAGTAGTCTAAAATGATTCTTTGCACCACACTATGATTTGAGAATGACCGTAGAACCCCTTGTAGACTACAGTATGTCAGCCTGAATCATTAAACAGCATCCCATATTTCGTTATTCGCGTTATACAGTAAGAGAGTGTGTTTTTCTCCATACATACAGCTCATGGAAGTGAACAatgtatagtttacctgtatcagCACTGTTCA
This window encodes:
- the LOC126267355 gene encoding neuroparsin-A isoform X2, which codes for MKPAAALVAATLLIAVILFHRAEANPISRSCEGANCVVDLTRCEYGEVTDFFGRKVCAKGPGERCSDYESCGDGLRCAQKLCVGCSLATLQCFSIVSLPLSEEE
- the LOC126267355 gene encoding neuroparsin-A isoform X1, translating into MKPAAALVAATLLIAVILFHRAEANPISRSCEGANCVVDLTRCEYGEVTDFFGRKVCAKGPGDKCGGPYELHGKCGDGMDCRCGVCSGCSMQSLECFFFEGAAPNSC
- the LOC126267355 gene encoding neuroparsin-A isoform X4, producing the protein MKPAAALVAATLLIAVILFHRAEANPISRSCEGANCVVDLTRCEYGEVTDFFGRKVCAKGPSEHCNDFIKCGDGLRCNCGRCTGCSMHTLQCYSDFSTPTTCP
- the LOC126267355 gene encoding neuroparsin-A isoform X3, giving the protein MKPAAALVAATLLIAVILFHRAEANPISRSCEGANCVVDLTRCEYGEVTDFFGRKVCAKGPGDDCNVFASCGIGMDCRNKKCSGCSVKTLECYFESFPMSEEE